The following proteins are co-located in the Cupriavidus pauculus genome:
- a CDS encoding ATP-binding protein, giving the protein MKLRIDTLFGRMALLIAAVLVISHFSWLAILRMDRRQQQIDYSVEQMLFQLDSIQRALDARPPVPLPSLVEVADTAAADEHAGPAKAGRPRRLVEQFTGRLPPGSEVRLEDELSTPRLWIKLPNRSRWIAMPILFVHNPPPDNRLMPGVVLVVGVAIVFALFVAWQIQRPVRDMAEAAEKVSRQQVVPPLRERGPHELRQLIERFNRMVADLFRIDQERNTMLAGIAHDLKTPLARLRLRAEMLSDPKAAAGVTRDVDSMSAIVEQFLSFAQSSEPTARPVPVDKRIGELAASLQEQDRQVVLELAAGDGFRMIATQLDRIIGNLVDNAYAYGAPPVCVATARTQEGWRLTVEDQGPGIPAEAIERVTMPFVRLDPARGGNAHSGLGLAIVDRLVRQGGGRLTISNREEGGLRVEMVFPFTALAQAA; this is encoded by the coding sequence ATGAAGCTGAGAATCGATACCCTGTTCGGGCGGATGGCGCTGCTGATTGCCGCCGTGCTGGTGATCAGCCATTTCTCGTGGCTGGCCATCCTGCGCATGGACCGGCGCCAGCAGCAGATCGACTATTCGGTGGAACAGATGCTGTTCCAGCTCGACAGCATCCAGCGCGCGCTGGACGCCAGGCCGCCGGTGCCGCTGCCCAGCCTGGTGGAGGTGGCGGACACGGCCGCCGCCGACGAGCACGCCGGTCCGGCCAAGGCCGGCCGCCCGCGCCGGCTGGTGGAGCAGTTCACGGGCCGCCTGCCGCCGGGGTCCGAGGTGCGGCTGGAGGACGAGCTGTCCACGCCCCGGCTCTGGATCAAGCTGCCGAACCGCAGCCGCTGGATCGCCATGCCGATCCTGTTCGTGCACAACCCGCCGCCCGACAACCGGCTGATGCCGGGCGTGGTGCTGGTGGTGGGCGTGGCCATCGTGTTCGCGCTGTTCGTGGCGTGGCAGATCCAGCGCCCGGTGCGCGACATGGCCGAGGCGGCCGAGAAGGTGTCGCGCCAGCAAGTGGTGCCGCCGCTGCGCGAGCGCGGGCCGCACGAGCTGCGCCAGTTGATCGAGCGTTTCAATCGCATGGTGGCCGACCTGTTCCGCATCGACCAGGAACGCAACACGATGCTGGCGGGCATCGCCCACGACCTGAAGACCCCGCTGGCCCGGCTGCGGCTGCGCGCCGAGATGCTGTCCGATCCCAAGGCGGCGGCCGGGGTGACGCGCGACGTCGACTCGATGTCGGCCATCGTCGAGCAGTTCCTGAGCTTCGCCCAGAGCAGCGAGCCCACCGCCCGCCCGGTGCCGGTGGACAAGCGCATCGGCGAACTGGCCGCGTCGCTGCAGGAACAGGACCGTCAGGTGGTGCTGGAACTGGCCGCCGGCGACGGTTTCCGGATGATCGCCACGCAACTGGACCGCATCATCGGCAACCTCGTGGACAACGCCTACGCCTACGGCGCGCCGCCCGTGTGCGTGGCGACGGCCCGCACCCAGGAGGGCTGGCGGCTGACCGTGGAAGACCAGGGGCCGGGCATCCCGGCGGAAGCCATCGAGCGCGTGACCATGCCGTTCGTCCGGCTGGACCCGGCCCGTGGCGGCAACGCCCACTCAGGGCTGGGCCTGGCGATTGTCGACCGGCTGGTCCGCCAGGGCGGCGGCCGCCTGACCATCAGCAACCGCGAGGAAGGCGGCCTGCGCGTGGAAATGGTGTTCCCGTTCACGGCACTGGCCCAGGCCGCCTAG
- a CDS encoding response regulator: MRTNQPTQILVVDDDPELRDLLREYLTSQGFAVSVLHDGDGLQARLERERPALIVLDLMMPKVDGLTALRNLRAKNDDIPVILLTARSDEIDRIVGLEIGADDYLGKPFSPRELLARINAVLRRKLARPAAAPEDRESVAFGPFRVNFRQRSLERSGQAVNISDTEFALLKLLLMHPLEVLSRERIVELMYGTANGISDRGIDVQIWRLRRLLDEDAQRPRYIQTVRGRGYTFVPDEAEDSVPQ; encoded by the coding sequence ATGCGTACAAACCAGCCCACCCAGATCCTTGTCGTCGACGACGACCCCGAACTGCGCGACCTGCTGCGCGAGTACCTGACATCGCAAGGCTTTGCCGTGTCGGTGCTGCACGACGGCGACGGCCTGCAGGCCCGGCTGGAGCGCGAGCGCCCCGCCCTGATCGTGCTGGACCTGATGATGCCCAAGGTCGATGGCCTCACGGCCCTTCGCAACCTGCGTGCCAAGAACGACGACATCCCCGTGATCCTGCTGACCGCCCGGAGCGACGAGATCGACCGGATCGTCGGGCTGGAGATTGGCGCCGACGACTACCTGGGCAAGCCGTTCTCGCCGCGCGAGCTGCTGGCGCGGATCAACGCGGTGCTGCGCCGCAAGCTGGCCCGGCCCGCCGCCGCGCCCGAGGACCGCGAATCGGTGGCTTTCGGCCCGTTCCGCGTGAACTTCCGCCAGCGCTCGCTGGAACGCAGCGGGCAGGCCGTCAACATCAGCGACACCGAGTTCGCGCTGCTGAAGCTGCTGCTGATGCATCCGCTGGAGGTGCTGTCGCGCGAGCGGATCGTGGAGCTGATGTACGGCACCGCCAACGGCATCAGCGACCGCGGCATCGACGTGCAGATCTGGCGCCTGCGCCGCCTGCTGGACGAGGACGCGCAGCGCCCGCGCTATATCCAGACCGTCCGTGGCCGCGGCTACACCTTCGTGCCGGACGAGGCCGAAGACAGCGTCCCGCAATAA